From the genome of Bacteroides sp. MSB163, one region includes:
- the recG gene encoding ATP-dependent DNA helicase RecG, with amino-acid sequence MFDLASRDIKYLSGVGPQRASVLNKELNIYSLHDLLYYFPYKYVDRSRVYYIHEIDGTMPYIQLKGEILGFETIGEGRQRRLIAHFSDGTGIVDLVWFQGIKFLVGKYKVHQEYIVFGKPSVFNGRINIAHPDIDNASELKLSTMGLQPYYNTTEKMKRSSLNSHAIEKMMSAVVQQLREPLPETLSPAILAEHHLMPLTEALMNIHFPANPELLRKAQYRLKFEELFYVQLNILRYAKDRQRKYRGYVFETVGEIFNTFYAKNLPFELTGAQKRVLKEIRRDVGSGKQMNRLLQGDVGSGKTLVALMSMLIALDNGYQACMMAPTEILANQHFETIRELLYGMDIRVELLTGSVKGKKREAILTGLLTGDVRILIGTHAVIEDTVNFSSLGLVVIDEQHRFGVAQRARLWTKNAQPPHVLVMTATPIPRTLAMTLYGDLDVSVIDELPPGRKPIVTIHKYDAHRVSLYQSVHRQIAEGRQVYIVYPLIKESEKIDLKNLEEGYLHICEEFPDCKVCKVHGKMKAAEKDAQMQLFVSGEAQIMVATTVIEVGVNVPNASVMIIENAERFGLSQLHQLRGRVGRGAEQSYCILVTGYKLVEETRKRLEIMVRTNDGFEIAEADLKLRGPGDLEGTQQSGIAFDLKIADIARDGQLLQYVRNVAEEVVDADPTGIRPENEILWRQLKALRKTNVNWASIS; translated from the coding sequence ATGTTTGATTTAGCTTCTCGTGACATAAAATACCTGTCGGGTGTAGGGCCGCAACGTGCCTCAGTACTCAATAAGGAATTGAATATCTATTCCCTTCACGACTTATTGTATTATTTCCCCTATAAATATGTAGACCGTAGCCGTGTCTATTATATCCATGAGATAGACGGTACGATGCCTTATATCCAGCTGAAAGGTGAAATCCTGGGCTTTGAGACGATTGGAGAAGGTAGGCAGCGCCGTCTGATTGCCCATTTTTCGGATGGTACGGGGATTGTGGACTTAGTCTGGTTTCAGGGAATTAAATTTCTCGTCGGTAAGTATAAGGTACATCAGGAATATATTGTATTTGGTAAACCCAGCGTCTTCAACGGACGGATTAATATTGCTCATCCGGATATCGATAATGCTTCGGAACTGAAGCTCTCGACCATGGGATTGCAACCTTATTATAATACAACGGAGAAAATGAAGCGGAGTTCCCTCAATTCTCATGCAATTGAGAAGATGATGAGCGCCGTAGTGCAGCAACTCCGCGAACCGTTGCCCGAGACGCTTTCTCCCGCTATACTGGCAGAACATCATTTGATGCCGCTGACGGAAGCCTTGATGAATATTCATTTTCCGGCAAATCCGGAATTGCTTCGTAAAGCGCAATATCGCTTGAAATTTGAAGAACTTTTCTATGTGCAGTTGAATATTCTCCGCTATGCCAAAGACAGGCAACGGAAATACCGTGGATATGTATTTGAAACGGTAGGAGAGATATTCAATACTTTCTATGCCAAGAATCTGCCTTTCGAACTGACAGGTGCCCAGAAGCGTGTACTGAAAGAAATACGACGGGATGTGGGCAGCGGTAAGCAAATGAACCGTCTGTTGCAGGGGGATGTAGGTAGTGGAAAAACGCTGGTGGCACTGATGAGTATGCTGATAGCGTTGGATAACGGTTACCAAGCTTGTATGATGGCGCCTACCGAGATTTTGGCTAACCAGCATTTTGAAACAATCCGTGAGTTATTGTACGGAATGGATATACGCGTGGAATTGCTGACCGGTTCTGTGAAAGGAAAAAAGCGGGAAGCCATTCTCACCGGTCTGTTAACAGGAGATGTACGAATACTGATCGGTACGCATGCCGTGATAGAAGATACCGTGAATTTCTCTTCACTGGGGCTGGTCGTGATAGATGAACAACACCGTTTCGGTGTGGCACAGCGCGCACGTTTATGGACTAAGAATGCACAGCCACCCCATGTGTTAGTCATGACAGCTACCCCTATTCCACGTACGCTGGCCATGACATTATATGGTGATCTTGATGTCTCCGTTATTGATGAACTGCCGCCGGGACGTAAACCTATTGTGACCATTCATAAATATGATGCGCACCGTGTAAGCTTGTACCAATCCGTTCATAGACAGATTGCAGAGGGCAGACAGGTGTATATTGTATATCCTTTGATTAAGGAAAGTGAGAAAATAGACTTGAAGAACCTGGAAGAAGGCTACCTCCATATTTGTGAGGAATTTCCGGATTGTAAAGTCTGCAAAGTGCATGGCAAGATGAAAGCGGCTGAGAAGGATGCGCAAATGCAGCTTTTTGTTTCGGGCGAAGCACAGATAATGGTAGCGACTACAGTGATTGAGGTGGGCGTAAATGTGCCGAATGCTTCCGTGATGATTATTGAGAATGCAGAGCGCTTCGGTTTGTCACAGCTCCATCAGTTGCGTGGTCGTGTAGGTCGTGGAGCAGAACAGTCTTATTGTATTTTAGTGACCGGATACAAGTTGGTAGAGGAAACCCGCAAGCGCCTGGAAATTATGGTGCGGACAAATGACGGCTTTGAAATAGCTGAAGCCGATCTGAAGCTACGAGGTCCCGGTGATTTGGAAGGCACACAGCAAAGCGGTATTGCCTTCGACCTGAAAATTGCCGATATAGCGCGCGACGGACAACTGCTGCAATATGTGCGCAATGTTGCTGAAGAAGTGGTGGATGCTGATCCTACTGGTATTCGTCCGGAGAATGAAATCCTGTGGCGTCAGCTAAAGGCACTTCGGAAAACTAACGTTAATTGGGCTTCCATTAGTTGA
- a CDS encoding 2-C-methyl-D-erythritol 4-phosphate cytidylyltransferase, whose protein sequence is MVQYALIVAGGKGLRMGGELPKQFLPIGGKPVLMRTLEAFYAYNPEIHIILVLPHSQQSYWTELCAEHSFSLPHTVADGGETRFHSVKNGLAHVTTSGLVGVHDGVRPFVSREVIARCYELAAEKKAVIPVIDVVETVRHLKGEESVTVSRDEYKLVQTPQVFDADLLKQAYEQPYTSFFTDDASVVEAMGVSVYLAAGNRENIKITTPFDLKIAAALLDSCLI, encoded by the coding sequence ATGGTTCAGTATGCTCTGATAGTTGCCGGTGGTAAAGGGTTGCGCATGGGAGGCGAACTTCCCAAACAGTTTCTGCCTATAGGTGGAAAACCTGTTCTGATGCGTACTTTGGAAGCCTTTTATGCCTACAATCCGGAGATACATATAATATTAGTGCTCCCGCATAGCCAGCAGTCTTATTGGACAGAGCTATGTGCGGAGCATTCTTTTTCTTTGCCGCATACAGTGGCGGACGGAGGTGAAACCCGCTTCCATTCGGTAAAGAACGGATTGGCTCACGTAACCACTTCGGGATTGGTTGGTGTTCATGATGGGGTACGTCCGTTTGTTTCCCGGGAAGTTATAGCCCGTTGTTATGAATTGGCGGCTGAAAAAAAGGCGGTGATTCCCGTGATAGATGTGGTGGAGACTGTACGCCATCTCAAAGGAGAAGAAAGCGTGACCGTCAGCCGGGATGAGTATAAATTGGTACAGACTCCCCAGGTGTTTGATGCCGATTTACTGAAACAGGCCTATGAACAACCTTATACTTCTTTCTTTACGGACGACGCTTCGGTAGTGGAAGCGATGGGAGTATCTGTATACCTCGCGGCAGGTAATCGGGAAAACATTAAAATTACGACTCCCTTTGATTTGAAAATAGCCGCTGCTTTGTTGGATTCATGTTTGATTTAG
- a CDS encoding DJ-1 family glyoxalase III → MGTVYVFFADGFEEVEAFTSVDVMRRAGLNVEMITVTPDEIVTGAHDVPVLCDKNVVNCDFYDADLVLLPGGMPGAATLEKCPELRKLVLDFAEKNKPIAAICAAPMILGKLGLLKGRKATCYPGFEQYLEGAECTGAPVERDGNIITGKGPGAAMEFALTVVDMMLGKEKVQELKEAMCVN, encoded by the coding sequence ATGGGTACAGTTTATGTTTTTTTTGCAGACGGATTTGAAGAAGTGGAAGCTTTCACCTCTGTGGATGTAATGAGACGTGCAGGGCTGAACGTGGAAATGATAACGGTGACTCCCGATGAGATAGTAACAGGTGCACATGATGTACCGGTGCTTTGCGATAAGAATGTAGTGAACTGTGATTTCTATGACGCAGATTTAGTTCTTTTACCCGGTGGAATGCCCGGAGCAGCTACTTTGGAGAAGTGCCCGGAACTTCGGAAACTGGTCTTGGATTTTGCTGAAAAGAATAAACCGATTGCTGCCATTTGTGCCGCTCCTATGATATTGGGTAAGCTTGGCTTGTTGAAAGGCCGCAAGGCAACTTGCTATCCCGGCTTCGAACAATACCTGGAAGGTGCTGAATGTACAGGTGCTCCGGTGGAAAGAGACGGTAACATCATTACCGGAAAAGGACCGGGTGCTGCGATGGAATTTGCTCTGACGGTTGTAGATATGATGCTTGGAAAAGAGAAAGTTCAGGAATTGAAAGAGGCAATGTGTGTTAATTGA
- a CDS encoding TonB family protein, with protein sequence MVDPKKKGKYIGMVGALLVHVAFILLLILVGFALPEQQDEDGMPVMLGEVPNAFGSADPSLVKVDVMPETVAPKVQETVEQEMLTQEDEETVVIKPKAEPKKEEVKKKPEKPEKTEAEKAEEARKLAEAKAERERREAEEAARKRVAGAFGKGAQMGSKGTTEGTGIQGSPTGNAPEGASSGTGGYGTFDLGGRSIGQGGLPRPAYNVQDEGIVVVSITVNPAGHVIATSIDRKTNTINSALRKAAEDAAKKARFNAVSGLNNQTGTITYYFKLK encoded by the coding sequence ATGGTGGATCCGAAGAAGAAAGGCAAATATATAGGAATGGTAGGTGCGCTACTGGTACATGTAGCGTTCATTCTCCTGTTGATACTGGTGGGCTTCGCTTTGCCGGAGCAGCAGGATGAAGACGGTATGCCGGTAATGCTGGGTGAAGTGCCCAATGCATTTGGAAGTGCTGATCCCTCCCTGGTGAAAGTGGATGTGATGCCTGAGACCGTTGCCCCTAAAGTGCAGGAAACGGTAGAGCAGGAGATGCTTACACAGGAGGATGAAGAAACCGTTGTTATCAAGCCCAAAGCAGAACCTAAAAAGGAAGAAGTAAAGAAGAAGCCGGAAAAACCGGAGAAGACGGAAGCCGAGAAAGCGGAAGAAGCCCGGAAGTTGGCGGAAGCTAAAGCCGAGCGGGAACGCAGGGAGGCGGAAGAGGCGGCCCGTAAGAGGGTGGCAGGTGCCTTCGGAAAAGGAGCACAAATGGGAAGCAAAGGTACGACTGAGGGAACAGGTATTCAGGGAAGTCCCACCGGAAATGCGCCGGAAGGCGCGTCGAGCGGAACGGGAGGTTATGGAACTTTTGACCTCGGCGGACGTTCTATAGGACAAGGAGGTTTGCCGCGTCCGGCATATAATGTGCAGGATGAAGGGATTGTGGTGGTTTCTATTACTGTAAATCCCGCAGGACATGTTATTGCTACCAGTATTGACCGGAAGACCAATACCATAAATTCTGCCTTGCGGAAGGCGGCTGAAGATGCTGCTAAGAAAGCGCGCTTCAATGCTGTAAGCGGTCTGAATAACCAGACAGGAACGATAACATATTACTTTAAACTAAAATAA
- a CDS encoding ExbD/TolR family protein yields MASMTDVIFLLLIFFMITSTVVSPNAIKVLLPQGKQQTSAKPLTRVIIDKDLNFYAAFGNDKEQAISLEELTPFLQSCAAKEPEMYVALYADEAVPYREIVKVLNIANENKFKMVLATRPPEGK; encoded by the coding sequence ATGGCATCCATGACGGACGTCATCTTCCTGTTGCTGATCTTTTTTATGATCACGTCTACGGTTGTTTCGCCGAACGCTATCAAGGTGTTGCTTCCGCAGGGAAAACAGCAGACGTCGGCTAAGCCTTTGACGCGGGTTATTATCGATAAGGACCTGAATTTTTATGCGGCGTTTGGAAATGATAAGGAGCAGGCGATTTCTTTGGAAGAATTGACTCCTTTCCTGCAATCGTGCGCTGCGAAAGAACCGGAAATGTATGTGGCGCTTTATGCTGATGAAGCTGTGCCTTATAGGGAAATTGTGAAAGTGCTGAATATTGCCAATGAGAATAAGTTCAAGATGGTGTTGGCTACACGCCCGCCTGAAGGAAAATAA
- a CDS encoding MotA/TolQ/ExbB proton channel family protein — MNAMLLLAQVAPALTDSIAGANPVLTPVAGPEEMNLWSMAVKGGWIMIVLGLLSILCFYILFERNYVIRKAGKEDPMFMDKIKDYILDGEIKAAIAYCRSVNTPAARMIEKGISRLGRPVNDVQAAIENVGNIEVAKLEKGLTIMATISGGAPMIGFLGTVTGMVRAFYEMANAGNNIDITLLSGGIYEAMITTVGGLIVGIIAMFAYNYLVTLVDGVVNKMEAKTMAFMDLLNEPAS; from the coding sequence ATGAATGCAATGTTGTTATTAGCCCAAGTGGCTCCGGCGCTGACCGATTCTATTGCGGGCGCCAATCCGGTATTAACTCCGGTAGCTGGTCCTGAAGAGATGAACTTATGGAGCATGGCTGTCAAGGGTGGTTGGATTATGATCGTTCTTGGACTGCTGTCCATTCTTTGTTTCTACATCTTGTTCGAACGCAACTATGTGATCAGAAAAGCCGGCAAAGAGGACCCGATGTTCATGGATAAGATAAAGGATTATATTCTGGATGGAGAAATAAAAGCTGCCATAGCCTATTGCCGCAGCGTAAATACTCCGGCTGCCCGTATGATTGAGAAAGGTATCAGCCGTTTGGGACGTCCGGTGAATGATGTGCAGGCTGCCATTGAGAATGTGGGAAACATTGAGGTAGCGAAACTGGAAAAAGGATTGACGATTATGGCAACCATTTCCGGAGGTGCGCCGATGATTGGGTTCCTCGGTACAGTGACCGGTATGGTGCGTGCTTTCTACGAAATGGCCAATGCAGGTAACAATATCGATATCACATTACTCTCGGGCGGTATCTACGAAGCTATGATCACTACGGTAGGTGGTTTGATAGTGGGTATTATTGCGATGTTTGCCTATAACTATCTCGTGACTCTGGTAGACGGCGTGGTGAATAAGATGGAGGCTAAAACCATGGCATTCATGGACCTCTTGAATGAACCCGCTTCCTAA
- a CDS encoding pyridoxine 5'-phosphate synthase, producing MTRLSVNINKIATLRNARGGNVPNVVKVALDCESFGAEGITVHPRPDERHIRQRDVYDLRPLLRTEFNIEGYPAPEFIDLVLKVKPHQVTLVPDSPTQLTSNAGWDTKQNLEFLTEVLETFNDAGIRTSVFVSTDVEMIEYAAKAGADRVELYTEPYATAYPQNKEAAVAPFVEAAKVARSLGLGLNAGHDLSLVNLNYLYQNIPWMDEVSIGHSLISDALYLGLERTIQEYKNCLR from the coding sequence ATGACTAGATTAAGTGTAAACATAAACAAGATTGCGACGCTGCGTAATGCGCGTGGAGGGAATGTCCCTAATGTGGTGAAAGTAGCACTGGATTGTGAAAGCTTTGGTGCGGAAGGAATTACCGTACATCCACGCCCTGATGAACGTCATATACGCCAGAGGGATGTGTATGATCTTCGCCCGTTGCTTCGTACTGAATTTAATATCGAAGGATATCCTGCCCCCGAATTTATTGATCTGGTATTGAAAGTGAAGCCGCATCAGGTTACTCTGGTTCCGGATAGTCCGACTCAGCTGACTTCGAATGCAGGCTGGGATACCAAGCAGAATCTGGAATTTCTGACTGAAGTACTCGAAACATTTAATGATGCAGGCATCCGTACTTCCGTATTTGTATCGACGGATGTGGAGATGATAGAGTATGCTGCCAAGGCTGGTGCCGACCGGGTGGAACTCTATACCGAACCCTATGCGACCGCTTATCCGCAGAATAAGGAAGCCGCCGTTGCTCCTTTTGTAGAGGCAGCCAAAGTGGCACGTAGTCTGGGGCTGGGTCTGAATGCCGGACATGACCTGAGTTTGGTGAATCTGAATTATTTATATCAAAACATTCCATGGATGGATGAAGTCTCTATCGGACACTCGCTGATAAGCGATGCTCTGTATCTGGGACTGGAACGTACCATTCAGGAATATAAAAACTGTCTTCGTTGA
- a CDS encoding NAD kinase, producing MKFAIFGNTYQAKKSTHAETLFRLLERRNAQLCICREFYNFLTSDLHMTIASAELFDGDDFTADMVISIGGDGTFLKAASRVGKKNIPILGINTGRLGFLADISPEEMEETFDEIYNNHYKVEERSVLQLHCDDKKLMESPYALNEIAVLKRDSSSMISIHTAINGAHLTTYQADGLVVSTPTGSTAYSLSVGGPVIVPHSKTIAITPVAPHSLNVRPIVICDDWEITLDVESRSHSFLVAIDGRSESCKETTRLRISRADYSIKVIKRFNHVFFDTLRNKLMWGADVR from the coding sequence ATGAAATTTGCCATATTTGGAAATACTTACCAAGCCAAAAAATCAACACATGCGGAAACTTTATTCCGCTTGTTGGAGCGGCGTAATGCCCAGCTTTGCATTTGCAGGGAGTTCTATAACTTCCTGACTTCCGACCTGCACATGACTATCGCTTCCGCCGAACTCTTTGACGGAGACGATTTTACAGCAGATATGGTCATCAGTATCGGGGGCGACGGTACGTTCCTGAAAGCAGCCAGTCGGGTAGGCAAAAAAAATATCCCCATTCTGGGCATCAATACCGGCCGCCTCGGTTTCCTGGCAGACATTTCTCCGGAAGAGATGGAAGAGACTTTCGATGAGATTTATAATAACCACTACAAGGTGGAAGAACGTAGCGTGTTGCAATTACATTGTGATGATAAAAAATTGATGGAATCGCCTTATGCACTCAATGAAATTGCAGTATTGAAACGCGATAGTTCTTCAATGATCAGCATTCATACTGCTATCAATGGTGCCCATCTCACCACTTATCAGGCGGACGGGTTGGTGGTATCCACCCCTACCGGTTCCACGGCTTATTCGCTGAGTGTCGGTGGTCCGGTTATCGTGCCTCATAGCAAAACGATTGCTATCACTCCGGTAGCTCCGCATAGTTTGAATGTCCGTCCCATCGTTATTTGCGATGATTGGGAAATCACCCTTGACGTAGAAAGCCGCAGCCACAGTTTTCTGGTTGCCATCGACGGTCGTAGTGAATCCTGCAAAGAAACAACCCGTCTGCGAATCTCACGGGCTGATTACAGCATTAAGGTAATCAAACGCTTCAACCATGTGTTCTTTGATACGCTTCGCAATAAGCTGATGTGGGGAGCGGATGTAAGATAA
- a CDS encoding smalltalk protein — protein MKKTNWKVILKVIIAVATAIAGVIGGQAMTF, from the coding sequence ATGAAGAAAACGAATTGGAAGGTGATTTTAAAAGTGATTATTGCTGTTGCTACTGCCATCGCAGGTGTGATTGGAGGGCAGGCTATGACATTTTAA
- a CDS encoding HU family DNA-binding protein, with protein MSVIFRTVERPSDPRVENSPKKYFPQLVTLGQSVNLDFIAQKMQDRSSLSIGDIRSTMQNFVEKLKEQLLEGKTVNIAGLGVFMLAAKSKGEDKAEDVTAKSVGSVRICFQANKELKINKAATRVGEKLDLVSLDDYLKELLNVPTGGGSDSGSGGNSGGGGLDENPLG; from the coding sequence ATGAGCGTAATTTTTAGAACGGTGGAGAGACCGTCCGATCCTCGGGTTGAGAATTCTCCCAAAAAGTATTTTCCGCAGTTAGTGACATTAGGACAGAGTGTGAACTTGGATTTCATTGCGCAGAAGATGCAGGATCGTTCCTCGCTTTCTATCGGTGATATCCGGAGTACTATGCAGAATTTCGTGGAAAAGTTGAAAGAGCAGTTGCTGGAAGGCAAGACGGTGAATATTGCGGGGTTGGGTGTGTTTATGCTGGCCGCCAAATCGAAAGGAGAAGATAAGGCTGAAGATGTAACTGCCAAGAGTGTAGGCAGTGTTCGTATTTGCTTTCAGGCTAATAAAGAGTTAAAGATAAACAAGGCCGCTACTCGTGTCGGTGAGAAACTGGATCTGGTTAGTTTGGACGATTATCTGAAAGAGTTATTAAATGTTCCTACGGGAGGCGGATCAGACAGTGGTTCGGGTGGTAACTCAGGTGGCGGAGGACTGGATGAGAATCCGCTCGGATAA
- a CDS encoding ATP-binding protein, producing the protein MIARNSYKEKIQSAFRLVPIVVLIGARQVGKTSIMKAYPTKNFRNVLFLNGQDVEVAARFQQFSTIEQYLKIYLNAELNGLLLLDEFQFIQGVSTMLKLLTDKYDNLRILCSGSSSLDILQNIEESLAGRVRVIEVLSLSFSEYLLFKDEKLWRLQQELKDGNDDALVAPLQQVYEEYLIYGGLPRTALTENPQEKVELLNDIYQTYLLNDVRHYIANEHFVSFNKLLRLLAVQIGNLVNVNDLSRESGLPYARCEEYIYLLQKMYIIKLIEPYFTNKRKVIGKMNKVYFCDLGLRNIIYNSFNEIAFRTDNGALFENYVLLELWRNRQASDTIYFYRTQSGTEVDFVLDGPMRKLAVECKFKRLQNPVSIPSLVNFADDEKIKLRYIANINLDTEYKGVHLTPGILVDRIGK; encoded by the coding sequence ATGATAGCAAGAAATAGTTATAAAGAGAAAATTCAATCGGCATTTAGATTAGTGCCGATTGTAGTGTTGATAGGTGCCCGGCAGGTGGGGAAGACATCTATAATGAAAGCATATCCTACGAAAAACTTTCGTAATGTTTTGTTCCTGAATGGGCAAGATGTGGAAGTGGCCGCACGTTTCCAACAGTTCAGTACTATTGAGCAGTATTTGAAAATTTATCTGAATGCAGAATTAAATGGCTTGTTACTGCTTGACGAATTTCAGTTTATACAGGGAGTTTCTACTATGTTGAAACTGCTGACTGATAAATATGATAATTTGCGTATTCTTTGTTCTGGTAGTTCAAGTCTGGATATCCTTCAAAATATCGAAGAATCTTTGGCGGGACGTGTACGTGTGATAGAAGTTCTTTCACTCTCTTTTTCTGAATATCTGTTGTTTAAAGATGAAAAGCTTTGGCGCCTGCAACAAGAATTGAAAGATGGGAATGACGATGCTTTAGTGGCTCCTTTGCAACAGGTCTATGAAGAGTACTTGATTTATGGCGGACTTCCGCGCACCGCTTTGACCGAGAATCCGCAAGAAAAGGTGGAATTGCTGAATGACATTTATCAGACTTACCTGCTGAATGATGTACGGCACTATATTGCCAATGAGCATTTTGTCAGCTTTAATAAACTGCTTCGTTTATTAGCTGTGCAGATAGGGAATCTTGTAAATGTAAATGATTTGAGCCGTGAAAGTGGCTTACCATATGCACGATGCGAAGAATACATCTATTTACTCCAGAAGATGTATATCATAAAACTGATAGAACCTTATTTTACCAATAAGCGTAAGGTTATTGGTAAAATGAATAAAGTCTACTTTTGTGATTTAGGATTGCGTAATATCATTTATAATAGCTTCAATGAGATAGCATTCCGAACTGATAATGGTGCCTTGTTTGAGAATTATGTGCTGTTAGAACTTTGGAGAAATAGACAGGCGTCGGATACAATTTACTTTTATCGTACACAAAGTGGTACGGAAGTGGACTTTGTGTTGGATGGTCCTATGAGAAAGTTGGCTGTGGAATGCAAGTTTAAACGTTTGCAGAATCCCGTAAGTATTCCTTCGTTGGTTAATTTTGCTGATGATGAAAAAATTAAGTTACGTTATATAGCTAATATTAATCTGGATACGGAATATAAGGGAGTACATCTGACGCCGGGTATATTAGTGGATAGAATAGGAAAATGA
- a CDS encoding undecaprenyl-phosphate glucose phosphotransferase, with protein MKPLTSDRAESIRDVAILGDFLLLNFSILAVYFLLKMVNVPAVAFPFKTYLVMSNLCYVPCISIFKVILHYRIVRPEQIVGRLLGTVTLHIVVFLTALALIKVGNFSRIYLLSFYLLFLPLLVGWRLTLRHIVKLVRKHGKNVRTVVLVGGGDNMAELYQVLSDVTYGYRVKKVFFAKDGVEGDTLSESFCRAEMQRLKEWLSENEVQELYCGLSAVYKDDILSIIRYCENNLIRFYSVPSLRNYVKRQLQLTLLGDVPVLSIRCEPLQKPMNRWMKRCFDLLCSSLFLITVFPMLYIVVGTIIKITSPGPVFFKQDRNGENGEIFQCYKFRSMKVNKDSDKIQATKNDPRKTKFGNFLRKSNLDEMPQFINVFKGEMSLVGPRPHMLKHTEEYSQLVDKYMMRHLVKPGITGWAQVTGFRGETKKVSQMEGRVKRDLWYIENWTFLLDLRIMVMTVVNMFRGEKNAY; from the coding sequence ATGAAACCGCTGACTTCTGATCGGGCAGAATCCATCCGCGACGTCGCCATACTTGGTGATTTTCTGCTGTTAAACTTCTCGATACTGGCAGTATATTTTCTATTGAAAATGGTAAATGTGCCGGCTGTTGCTTTTCCATTTAAAACCTATCTGGTAATGTCAAATCTGTGTTACGTGCCTTGTATTTCAATTTTTAAAGTGATTTTGCATTATCGGATTGTTCGTCCTGAACAAATTGTAGGTCGTTTGCTAGGAACTGTGACTTTGCATATCGTAGTGTTTTTAACAGCGCTAGCTTTAATAAAAGTTGGAAATTTTTCCCGTATTTATCTTTTGTCTTTTTATCTGTTGTTCCTGCCTTTACTCGTCGGCTGGAGATTGACTCTAAGACATATAGTGAAACTTGTTCGCAAACATGGAAAAAATGTACGCACGGTTGTACTGGTAGGTGGAGGTGATAATATGGCCGAACTTTATCAGGTACTAAGTGATGTGACTTATGGGTATAGAGTAAAGAAAGTCTTTTTTGCGAAGGATGGGGTAGAGGGAGACACATTGTCTGAATCTTTCTGTCGAGCAGAAATGCAAAGGTTGAAGGAATGGCTTTCTGAGAATGAAGTTCAGGAATTATATTGTGGTCTTTCTGCTGTGTACAAGGATGATATTTTATCCATTATTCGTTATTGTGAAAATAATCTGATCCGCTTTTATAGTGTACCTTCTCTACGCAATTATGTGAAACGGCAGTTGCAGTTGACTTTACTGGGGGATGTGCCTGTGTTGTCTATTCGATGTGAGCCTTTGCAGAAACCTATGAACCGTTGGATGAAACGGTGTTTTGATCTACTATGTTCTTCTTTGTTCCTGATAACTGTCTTTCCGATGTTATATATTGTTGTGGGAACGATCATTAAAATCACTTCTCCGGGACCTGTATTTTTCAAGCAGGACCGTAACGGTGAAAATGGGGAGATTTTTCAGTGTTATAAGTTCCGCTCGATGAAAGTGAACAAGGATTCTGATAAGATTCAGGCTACGAAGAATGATCCGCGCAAGACAAAATTCGGTAACTTCTTAAGAAAGAGTAATCTGGATGAGATGCCCCAATTTATCAATGTCTTTAAAGGGGAGATGTCTCTTGTAGGTCCTCGTCCCCATATGTTGAAGCATACAGAAGAATATTCCCAGCTGGTGGATAAATATATGATGCGTCATTTGGTGAAACCCGGCATTACGGGCTGGGCACAAGTGACAGGTTTTCGCGGAGAGACTAAAAAGGTATCTCAGATGGAAGGACGTGTGAAACGTGATCTTTGGTATATTGAGAATTGGACTTTCTTGCTGGACCTTCGTATTATGGTGATGACAGTGGTGAATATGTTCCGTGGAGAAAAGAATGCTTATTGA